Proteins from a single region of Desulfurobacteriaceae bacterium:
- a CDS encoding DUF6394 family protein has translation MDWGKVGTTFFIMMSLTTTVGFVYDGDPYALIASVVFNLVATILKLGSKKTLSAELLATSLTADLHLVPALIFYELGTRQSLIEALAWGALVANVFSVIIVIVETVLEAREEHWW, from the coding sequence ATGGACTGGGGTAAAGTTGGAACTACCTTCTTTATAATGATGTCCTTAACTACAACTGTTGGATTTGTTTACGACGGGGATCCTTATGCACTAATAGCATCTGTTGTTTTCAACTTAGTTGCAACTATTCTAAAGCTTGGTAGTAAGAAAACGTTGAGCGCGGAACTTCTTGCTACAAGTCTTACAGCAGACTTGCACCTAGTACCTGCCCTTATCTTTTATGAACTTGGAACGAGACAGAGTTTGATTGAAGCTCTTGCTTGGGGAGCTTTGGTAGCAAATGTTTTCTCTGTAATTATTGTTATTGTAGAGACTGTGCTTGA